Below is a window of Caldichromatium japonicum DNA.
TTGTGTAAAATGATTGACCCTTGGTTTCGTCCATCTTAGAGCCCGCTTCATGACACCGCTGCACAATGACACCTTTCTGCGCGCCCTGCTGCGCGAGCCTGTTGACTACACACCGGTCTGGATGATGCGCCAGGCGGGGCGCTATCTGCCCGAATATCGCGCCACCCGTGCGCGTGCCGGAAGCTTCATGACGCTGTGCAAGACCCCGGAGCTCGCCTGCGAGGTCACTCTACAGCCCCTTGAGCGCTATCCCCTCGATGCCGCGATCCTCTTCTCGGACATCCTGACGGTCCCGGATGCTATGGGACTTGGGCTCTATTTCGCAGAGGGCGAGGGGCCGCATTTCGAGCGCCCGGTGCGTACCGCAGCCGACATCGAGCGCCTCCCCGTCCCCGATCCAGAAGCAGAACTGCGCTATGTGCTGGATGCGGTCTCAACCATCCGCCAGGCGCTCAACGGGCGCGTACCCCTGATCGGTTTTTCCGGCAGCCCCTGGACGCTTGCGACCTATATGGTCGAGGGCGGGGCCTTGAAGAACTTCGCCCGCATCAAGGCGATGCTCTTCGACCAGCCTGTACTGCTCCATCGCCTGCTCGCCAAGGTCGCGGATGCCGTGACCGTCTACCTCAATGCCCAGATCGCGCGCGGGGCGCAGGCAGTCATGATCTTTGATACCTGGGGCGGGGCCTTGGCGCCGGCCAATTATCGCGAGTTCTCGCTCGCCTATATGCAGCGGGTGGTCGAGGGTCTGAACCGCGAATCCGAGGGGCGGCGCGTGCCCGTGATCCTGTTTACCAAAAACGGCGGTCAGTGGCTCGCAGAGATGGCCAAGACCGGCTGCGATGCCTTGGGCGTGGATTGGACCACGGATCTTGCTGATGCCCGCCGCTTGGTCGAGGATCAGGTGGCGCTCCAGGGTAACCTGGATCCTTGCGTGCTCTATGCCTCGCCCGAGCGCATCCGCGCAGAGGTGGCGCGGGTGCTCTCCAGTTACGGGCCGGGCTCGGGCCATATCTTCAACCTTGGGCATGGGATCACCCAGGATGTCGATCCGGAGCATCCGGCGGTGATGGTCGAGGCAGTGCATACCCTAAGTCGCGCCTATCATCCGTGATTCCCTTCGCTCTTGGGTGATTGACCCTATCTCCTGGATTCGGCCATCGACGGAGGTCAGTATGAAAGTCATCGAGATCCGCGAAACCGGTGGACCTGAGGTCTTACAGCTCGCCGAGTATCCGGAGCCTGCAGTGGGTGCGGAAGAGGTCCTGGTGCGCCTGAAGGCCGCTGGGGTCAATCCGGTCGATACCAAGATCCGGCGGCGCGGTCCTCTGATCCCCAATGGCCTGCCGGCGGTGCTCGGCTGCGACGGCGCCGGGGTCGTAGAGGCGGTGGGATCAGCGGTGACGCGGTTTAGACCAGGCGATGAGGTCTGGTTCTGCGCTGGCGGGCTCGGCGGACCTGCCGGCAACTATGGCGAATATCGGGTGCTGCATCAGGATATCCCCCAACCCAAGCCGCGCACGCTCGGCATGATCGAGGCCGCAGCCGCCCCCCTGGTGCTGCTCACCGCCTGGGAGTCGCTCTATGACCGTGCGCGTATCCAGCCAGGGCAGCGGGTGCTGATCCATGCTGGTGCAGGCGGGGTCGGGCATGTCGCGATTCAGCTCGCGCGTCTGGCCGGCGCCCGGGTATGCACCACTGTCAGCAGCCCAGAGAAGGCCGCCTTTGCCCATGCACTGGGCGCCGAGTTTTGTATTAATTATCGCGAAGAGGATCTGGTCGAGGCGGTGATGGATTGGACCGGGGGGGAAGGCGTGGATATCGCCTTGGATACCGTCGGCCCCGAGGTATTTCGCCGCACCATCCCCGCGGTCGCCCATTACGGGGATCTGGTGACCATCTTGGACCCAGGCCCGCAGCTCGACCTCGCCGAGGCCAGGATGCGCAACCTGCGGATCAGCCTAGAGCTCATGCTCACCCCCATGTTGCGCAACCTCCCTAAGGCGCGCGCCCATCAGGGGGAGATACTCAACCGCTGTGCCGAGTCTATCGACCACGGTGAGCTGCGCATCCATGTCTCCCAGACCTTCCCACTTGCTGAGGCCGCCGCCACCCATCGCCTGATCGAGGAGGGTCATGTGACCGGCAAGATGGTCCTGATCCTGGATTGAGGGGGTTAAGACGCACTTGGAGACCCTCTTGGGATTGAAACGGGTGCGGGTAGCGCTGCTCTCCGATACCCATGGGGCGCTCGACCCCAGGGTGCGTGAGGTAGTCGAGGGCTGTGACCTCGCCCTGCACGGCGGCGATATCGGCCATGCTGCGATCCTCGCCCAGCTTCAGCCGCGTCTCGGGCGGGTGCTGGCGGTCTTCGGCAACAACGACGTCGCGCGCAAATGGCCCGAGGAGGACCGTAGGCTCTTGGTCCATCTCCCCGAATGGTTGGAACAACCCCTGCCGGGCGGGACGATCGCCCTCATCCATGGTCACCAGATCCCCGCCCGCGGGCGCCATGACCTCTTGCGCGCCCGCTTTCCCCAGGCGCGCGCCATCGTCTATGGTCACAGCCACCGGCTGGAGACCGACTTAAGCCGCCTGCCCTGGGTCCTCAATCCAGGTGCGGCTGGACGTTCGCGCACCTATGGCGGTCCCTCTTGTCTGGTCCTGATCGCCAACGAACAGGATTGGCAGATCGAGACCCATCGCTTCCCTTTATCGATCCAGCAACGCAAGTCGCACGGCCACTTTCTCCATGAACCCAGTCCTCAACGCAAGGGTCATACCGCCCAGGTCATTGTTGCGCCGGGTCGGGCAGGCCATTGCTGATTTTCAGATGATCGGCGAGGGGGATCGCATCCTGCTCGGGGTCTCGGGCGGCAAGGACTCGCTTTCGTTGCTTCAGATTCTGCTCCATCTCCAGGCTCATGCGCCGGTGCATTTCGAGCTGGCCGTAGCCACCATCGATCCCCAGGCCCCCGGCTATGACCCAAGCCCGCTCCAGGACTATTACCGGGCCCTGGGCCTGACCTGGCATTACGAGCGCCAGCCGCTGCTGGAGCAAGCGAGGGTGCATCTCAAGGGGGATTCGTTTTGCGCCTATTGCGCGCGTATGAAGCGAGGGATCCTCTATCGGCTCTGCCGCGAGCAGGGTTATAACGTCTTGGCGCTAGGCCAGCACCTCGATGACCTAGCCGAGAGCCTGTTGATGTCCCTCTTTCACAACGGCCAACTGCGCACCATGAAGGCCCATTATCGTAATCAGGATGGCGACATCCGCATCATCCGCCCCCTGGTCTATTGCCGCGAGCGTCAGACCGCTGAGTTCGCCCGCAGCACCGGCCTTCCCGTGATCCCCGAATCCTGCCCCGCCTGTTTCGAGCAACCCGTGCGCCGCGCCGAGATGAAGGGGCTCTTGGACCGCGAGGAGTCTAAATATCCCAAGCTCTTTGCCAGCATTTTGCAGGCGCTCAAACCCCTCATGGTCGAGGGCGAGCTGCCTGAACCGGGTGGGCCTGCTCCTTATCCCTGCACCCGAGCAGACCGCGCGCAGGGAGCGGCCTCTCAGCGGGTGACTGACCATGACCCAGACCGCCGAACGCCCGGCACGTTATGAGGACCTCCTCGTCCTGCCTGAATACCTCGTCGGCGAGATCCTCAACGGTGTCTTTTATACCCAGCTATACCCAGCAGCCGCCCTTCGAGGCGGTGACCCGGTGCACGGCAAGCCCCGTCGTTGAGGGCGGGGATGGATAGCGCCCGCTGTCGTCGCGTTTTCCGCTTAGGTTGGCGTCTGCTGCTGTTCGATGTATTGGCGCACGATGGAAATTGGTGCGCCGCCACAACTTGAGGCGAAGTAGGACGGCGACCACAGCACGCCCTTCCAGTAGTGTTTCTGGATGTCGGGTTGTTCCTTGCGCAGCAGGCGGCTGGATGCGCCTTTGAGGCTGTTCACGAGGCTGGAGACGGCAACCTTGGGCGGGTACTCTACCAACAGGTGGACATGATCGTCCTCGCCGTCCATCTTGATCAGTTGTGCTTCAAAATCCGTGCAGACGTTGGTGAAGATCGTTCGCAGTTGTGCGATGGCATCGCCGTTGAACACATTGCGGCGATGGTCATCGACCAAGAGACTGATTGAGCTATGCAACGGCTTCAAGCCTTCAAATTTGAGTTGAAGCCCAACGGCGATCAGGCGCGCGACCTGCGCCGCTTCGCGGGGTCGTGCCGCTTCGTCTACAATCGGGCGCTGGCGTTGCAACAGGAGCGGTATGCGACCGGCGAGAAGAAACTCGGGTATGCCGATCTGTGCAAGGCGCTGACCGCGTGGAAGGCCGATCCCCCGACCGCCTGGCTTGGCGAGGCTCCCGCTCAAGCCTTGCGGCAGTCTCTCAAGGATCTGGACCAGGCCTACGCCAACTTTTTCGCCAAGCGCGCCGGCTTCCCGCGCTTCAAGAAGAAAGGGCAATCCGACAGTTTCCGTTACTCCGATTCGGAAAAAATCAAACTCGACCAGGCCAACAGCCGTATCTTCCTGCCGAAACTTGGCTGGCTGAGGTATCGCAACAGCCGTGAGGTGCTTGGCGTGGTGAAGAACGTCACCGTGAGCCAGTCCGGCGGCAAGTGGTTCGTGAGTATCCAGACCGAGCGCGAGGTAGAGCGGCCCATCCCGCAGGGTGGCGCAGTCGGCATCGACATGGGCATTGTCCGCTTCGCCACCTTGAGCGACGGGACGGTCTACGCCCCGCTCAATAGTTTCAAGCGGCATGAGACGCGCTTGCGCAAGGCGCAACAGGCGCTCTCCCGCAAGGTGAAATTCAGCAACAACTGGAAGAAGGCGAAAGCCAGAGTCCAGCGCATTCATTCCCGCATCCGTAATGCCCGCCGCGACTTCCTACATAAGACCTCGACCGCGATCAGCAAAAACCACGCGATGGTGTGTATCGAGGACTTGCAGGTAGGGAACATGACCAAGTCGGCGGCTGGGACAATCGAACAGCCGGGCAGAAACGTTCGGGGCAAGTCTGGCCTAAACAAGTCCATTCTCGACCAGGGCTGGTTTGAGTTTCGCCGGCAACTGGACTACAAGCTGGCATGGCGGGGTGGCTGGCTCATTGCCGTGCCGCCGCAGAACACAAGCCGCACCTGCCCGTGCTGCGGCCATGTGTCGGCGGACAACCGCCAGACGCAAGATCGGTTCGAGTGCGTGGAATGCGGTTTTGAGGAAAACGCCGATGTGGTCGGCGCGATCAATGTGCTAAGGGCGGGACACGCCCGGTTCGCCTGTGAAGTGAGCGATGCAATCGGGCCCCAGCAGCAAGAACCCACCGAAGCGGTTCAGGAGCGCTTCAATACCACTCCTGAGCGCCGTTGGAATCCTCGACCTTCAGGCCGGGGAGGATGTCAACTTTCCCTTGCATGCGCTGTGGACCGATTGAGCGTGAATCAAACGCGGCGCTTGAGGGCATGCACCAAATCCTTCAGGGTTTCGGGGCCCACCTTCCCCCCATAGCGCGCTGGGACATAAAGCCTCAAAAAACCCTCGATCCAGGGTGCAAGCTCTGGTCTTAGGGCCGCCACCCGCCGTCCATAGTCCAGCGGTCCTTCGTGTGCAAGGCGCGGCACCCCTCGGCGCGCCAACTCCTGGCAGAGACGCGCATAAAGCTGCTCCAGCGGGTCCTGGGAGCTGCGCTCGCGCATCAGGACCAGGAGGATCGTTCCAAGCGTCGAGGAGACGGCTAGGATCATCAGTCCTGCCAGTCCATATTCGCCCCAGTTATCGAACCCCAAGCGTTCGAGCAGCCGGCGCTGATCCTTGACCGAAAAGTCCAGGACCCAGTTCTGCCAGGTCGCCTCTAGGGTATCGGCAAACAGACGCAGGTTGCGCGCCCAGCGCACCAGACCGGTCGGGGCCTCGAGTTCTAGTCGCACAGGTCTAGGGCTTAAAAGGCGCGCCCCCGCGCGGCGGTCG
It encodes the following:
- the hemE gene encoding uroporphyrinogen decarboxylase, with product MTPLHNDTFLRALLREPVDYTPVWMMRQAGRYLPEYRATRARAGSFMTLCKTPELACEVTLQPLERYPLDAAILFSDILTVPDAMGLGLYFAEGEGPHFERPVRTAADIERLPVPDPEAELRYVLDAVSTIRQALNGRVPLIGFSGSPWTLATYMVEGGALKNFARIKAMLFDQPVLLHRLLAKVADAVTVYLNAQIARGAQAVMIFDTWGGALAPANYREFSLAYMQRVVEGLNRESEGRRVPVILFTKNGGQWLAEMAKTGCDALGVDWTTDLADARRLVEDQVALQGNLDPCVLYASPERIRAEVARVLSSYGPGSGHIFNLGHGITQDVDPEHPAVMVEAVHTLSRAYHP
- a CDS encoding zinc-dependent alcohol dehydrogenase family protein; the encoded protein is MKVIEIRETGGPEVLQLAEYPEPAVGAEEVLVRLKAAGVNPVDTKIRRRGPLIPNGLPAVLGCDGAGVVEAVGSAVTRFRPGDEVWFCAGGLGGPAGNYGEYRVLHQDIPQPKPRTLGMIEAAAAPLVLLTAWESLYDRARIQPGQRVLIHAGAGGVGHVAIQLARLAGARVCTTVSSPEKAAFAHALGAEFCINYREEDLVEAVMDWTGGEGVDIALDTVGPEVFRRTIPAVAHYGDLVTILDPGPQLDLAEARMRNLRISLELMLTPMLRNLPKARAHQGEILNRCAESIDHGELRIHVSQTFPLAEAAATHRLIEEGHVTGKMVLILD
- a CDS encoding metallophosphoesterase family protein, whose translation is MKRVRVALLSDTHGALDPRVREVVEGCDLALHGGDIGHAAILAQLQPRLGRVLAVFGNNDVARKWPEEDRRLLVHLPEWLEQPLPGGTIALIHGHQIPARGRHDLLRARFPQARAIVYGHSHRLETDLSRLPWVLNPGAAGRSRTYGGPSCLVLIANEQDWQIETHRFPLSIQQRKSHGHFLHEPSPQRKGHTAQVIVAPGRAGHC
- a CDS encoding tRNA 2-thiocytidine biosynthesis TtcA family protein produces the protein MIGEGDRILLGVSGGKDSLSLLQILLHLQAHAPVHFELAVATIDPQAPGYDPSPLQDYYRALGLTWHYERQPLLEQARVHLKGDSFCAYCARMKRGILYRLCREQGYNVLALGQHLDDLAESLLMSLFHNGQLRTMKAHYRNQDGDIRIIRPLVYCRERQTAEFARSTGLPVIPESCPACFEQPVRRAEMKGLLDREESKYPKLFASILQALKPLMVEGELPEPGGPAPYPCTRADRAQGAASQRVTDHDPDRRTPGTL
- the tnpA gene encoding IS200/IS605 family transposase; protein product: MKPLHSSISLLVDDHRRNVFNGDAIAQLRTIFTNVCTDFEAQLIKMDGEDDHVHLLVEYPPKVAVSSLVNSLKGASSRLLRKEQPDIQKHYWKGVLWSPSYFASSCGGAPISIVRQYIEQQQTPT
- a CDS encoding RNA-guided endonuclease InsQ/TnpB family protein; translated protein: MQRLQAFKFELKPNGDQARDLRRFAGSCRFVYNRALALQQERYATGEKKLGYADLCKALTAWKADPPTAWLGEAPAQALRQSLKDLDQAYANFFAKRAGFPRFKKKGQSDSFRYSDSEKIKLDQANSRIFLPKLGWLRYRNSREVLGVVKNVTVSQSGGKWFVSIQTEREVERPIPQGGAVGIDMGIVRFATLSDGTVYAPLNSFKRHETRLRKAQQALSRKVKFSNNWKKAKARVQRIHSRIRNARRDFLHKTSTAISKNHAMVCIEDLQVGNMTKSAAGTIEQPGRNVRGKSGLNKSILDQGWFEFRRQLDYKLAWRGGWLIAVPPQNTSRTCPCCGHVSADNRQTQDRFECVECGFEENADVVGAINVLRAGHARFACEVSDAIGPQQQEPTEAVQERFNTTPERRWNPRPSGRGGCQLSLACAVDRLSVNQTRRLRACTKSFRVSGPTFPP